Part of the Acropora palmata chromosome 10, jaAcrPala1.3, whole genome shotgun sequence genome, TGCGAGGGAAATAGGCACTTCGCCAAAAATTGTCGAAAGCTGTCGAAGGATCTGATCATCCGTCAATTAATCTACccgctttatttatttaatagtTTTGACATTTGATTAAAGCATGTCATTGTTTTGCGTTTCGTGTAAAGAATATTCGTGAAATGCTACAGGAAATAGTGGTTTCCGCGATTAAGTAGACAGACGTTTCATTTTAATTAGGTAATTTTAAGATTTAAACTACATTAAAGATTTACGGTAGATATGTTAGAGGCGCCCACACATCAGGAAATTGGTGGCCATGAAATGTGACAGAACGTGATGTGTACCAACTAACTAGATCACGATCACTGCATTCACATCTGTGGTTGGTGTAATAACAACATTGTAACATAAGTGAGTTGGAATTGTTGAATTGTCGGAGTTGTAAAATCTTAGAATGGAATGTGCGGAGATTGAAGAAACGAAAACATACAGTCCAAGATTGCCGAAGTGATAAATTCGGCAACATAAGTGTTGGAGGAGTAGAAACGAAAAAAGATTGAACGagagtgtttttttgtttgtttgttattttccaGGACCGAGGCGCTGAAATACTTTGAAGATTACACTTGGGACAACACAGATTTCGCTGTAAAGGAAGTTACAAGATACCAGAGCGATCCTGGTCAGGCAACCGCTTATATGCTGGGGAAACTGGCTCTAGTTAAAATGCGCAAGAAGGTTGAGAAAGCCCTGGGTAACCGTTTTACGCTGCGCGACTTTCATTATCAACTCTTGAGCCAAGGTTCGGCTCCTCTTGACTACCTTAACTCTCATATTGATAAGTACATCGATTGCATGACAGGAAAATTAAGTGGAGAAGCATGCTCGGATATTTTGAGACATTCTGATGAAGATGAGGATTATACGGACGCCCCTTTTATGGATTTTCAACATGAGGAGAATAACACCCCTCCTCGTCCAACGCTAAGAATGTACGTCTAACCACCGTTGCCAACTGGAAACCTGGGCATGGCGTGTCTTCAGTAGGGGCATGCGCGTTTAGGTCTCGCGCACGGCGAGCGAAACTCGCGAGACTCCACACATAAGCCTCACTTTGGCAAATGACGTTCTTTTCCAGTCATTTTCATTCCACAGCCATTAGAATCGGCAACATTTGATATACTTTTGAAACACAGTGCCTATAAGCAATTCGGTGCTCTTCTATCTATGAACTGTAAATTGTTCATGAACGAAACCAACGTTAGTTAACTTTTTATCGGTTTTTTGTCATTGTGGTTTTTCCCACCATAGAGGATCAGCTATTGGCAAGACAGAGAGAGGGAAaaatataatgaaaataatactGCATTGTGAGAGAGAATATTTCTAATTAATTCATCTTCGTAGTTTTCGGCGCGAGAATTCAGAACGAGGCTGATTGTATCGAGTTTAGCTAGAGTCACGTGACTTTAGTGACCTAAAGTTGGGAGATCAAAACATTGACTAGAATTTTCCGTCATAGAAAAGTCATTTCTTTTGCCTATGTGGGAAGTTGATTCATGTTTTCCGTTTTCAAGAAGTAGGTAAGAATTTTAAACTAAGTTATAATTTGTCTCCAGCATAGGAGCGTAATGTCCAATGTGAAATTATCTCACACGGTTTACATTTGTAGAGCGGCAAGTTTTGCTGCCCTTTATTGGACTCTGattcaaaatatatttttttcctaataGCCTGGATATAGAATGGCCTTAGTGATTTTGCTTACTTCAGTTGACGTCTATACTCGAAACCCTGTTATGATAACTGTCTCAAAAATCAAGCAAATGCCATTTATGATGTAAATTATCGCGAAATCAAATGAATAGTTCCGTTACTAATTTAGCCGATGACAGTTGCCGCCGTTGTTATTTCACTCAAATTTATCCTTTATTTCCACCTGCTCACCACCTGCAAACAGCCAGTATGTGTTTCGAATCGTCACGATATTTCATTTGTGGATTACGCCGCTAATCGAAGTAGCTTTTGGTTCATTTTTCCCTGATGTTATTGCTTTCTATACGGCTTCAAAAAGTGAGCAGCCTGTGGAAATGAGCTCTTTTAGAATCCCAGTCTGAGCTTGCATCATGAGCCAAGTGCAAGTTGCAACTGGTGTTAACACTGTCACGGCATACTTAAGAAGGTAAGTCACGCAAGCGTAGTCCGAGATGGCGGTCGTACTTTTTACAGTTGTCATGGTATGGCACAGGTGTTATTTGTTTCGCGTTGAAAAGCAAGTAAATCGCCATGCATTACAGTGGTTTGTAACCAATCATAATATTCGAAGACAAGTAGACTCACGCTGCCGACTCTTTTGACGATTTTCTCCTTATTTAGGCCAAGAAACTAGCGCCAGGTTTTTAAGCAATCGCTGAGATCCAAGCGCAAAGTATACACAAACAATGACCttactttcattttatcaGGACGATGAGCCTTTTAGTATTTCTTGCTTTACTGGTCAGTGGAATATCGTCCAAGCATTATGTCGACGCGAACTATGTGTCACATCCACACCCTGCAAAGAAGTTCAACATTGTCACGCAACCCGGAAAGGATGCAACGGTAATCAAAGCTAAGTAAACTTTGTCAGTGAAGAACTTCATAGTGGCTGTTTCAGGACTGGACCCAGAAGGATTTCATATGTGCGCTTATGCAATGAATGGAAATGGGATCAGCGTTGGCATGCGAGACAAGATACGCTATAACTACTTAAGGGAACTTACACAAAAATCCAAATCATATGCCTGTGACTTCTGGGACCTAGTGAATTTTGTGGTTTCATTTCCCTCAGGACAGTTTGATGGTAATGATGAAAGGCAGAGATGGAGCAGCAGGAAAAGATGGTACCCAGGTGAGATACAAATAGATTCCTTCTGCTGAGAACAACGCTACTTGGCataaaaccaaaccaaaataATGCCTAAGGCAAAGGAAATAAGGCAATTACAAAGCAAATGTCTGCAAAGTTGTCCTGAGGCCGAGTAAACGCTTGCGAGCCAGTAGCacttggttttgcttcttatATTGTAACCTTTGGCTAAATAAattgatcattattttgtaaGTTCTATATAAATGATTAtttataatcattatcatagaaagacatgaaaagaaaacgaaaaattgATATTGCCACAGGTTTGTGTTTCTCCTCTCCATGTAAAATAAACTTGAGTTTAATTATGTCTTGttctttaattttgcttcTATCTCATTCGGGGAGAGAACAGGAACCAGCGAactggaaagaaaatactcaGCAAAAATCGGCGCTGCTTTCCAGCCTTTCACGGTGTTTGCTTATTAATGTGAGATCCTGTCTATTAATCGTCCTAGACGCTTAAAAGAAGAGCTTAGGcaacttttttgcttttaaaatctGTTCTTCTTTCAGGGTGCCCCTGGTTTGCCTGGAGCCCCAGGACAAGTAGGCCCACCAGTAAGTTTTCAGTTCTTTACAGATCTGAAAAAGTGACGTTTCATTTTACCGCATTTAAAGATTCTGTTCGGTAATAGGTCGCAGATGACTTCAAAATGTgggaagaacaaaaaagttattaccacattttgacgtcttctGTGATGTGTTACTGAACAGACCCAAGACAACATGAAATCTACttgttttatacaataaaagaGTGAAAAAGTAAACAGTGACGTCATTTATGCATCTGTCCTCCAATAGTTCATAGATAGCGACCAATCTAAACGCGCGTAGAATTTAGCTTGTTGTGTAATTTGTTATACTTCCCTTCATACATATCCAATACAGCTGTATGGGGAGATTCTAGCGGCTTTGTATAGGCGACACATGATGTCCTGTTCATCTTAGGAAGTTATTTGGTACTGATTGTACTTTGTGTGAGGGAGAGACTTTGTGATGTGTACATAACGTGTCGGTAATTTTGTCGGTGTATATGGAAGCCAAGCAATTCATTGCAAGTTTACCAAGCAGTTTGTCTTACAATCTTTCAGGGTTTGAAAGGAGCACAAGGAATATGCAGTAAAGAACAGGTACTGACTGCTATATATGTCCTTACTTACCAGGGTCGATTTGCCATAGTAGCACAATACATGTACATAGTAAGAAGTGTTGTACTAACTGGAGGGctgcaaagcaaagcaaatgtTGAGTCAGTTTGGTGAGAGGCGAAAACTGGAATGCCtgaagaaaaacctctctgaGCAGAGACTCAATCACGTATGATTCTCCTTGGTAGAAGGCGAGCCCTCACCTCTACACAAGCCATCTAGTAATCACATGTTTCATGGATGAAATCACGTTAGAGCGCGCCCTTTTTCACGGCTAACCTGACAGAGCTCCTCAGGGAAAGCACATGCATGTCTGATGATTTTCATGAAAGAAATTTATCTTTACCGTCCGCTTTTTTCTCCATCGTAATATTCCAATTTTGGAAACAATctcaatgatttttttatcGTCTGTGAGTTCATAACACCTTTTTACGTATTACTGTCTGTTTGAGCCAGGGAAATGTTACTATTGAATTAAATAAGTCAACGCCgggaaaaaataacattaacaCTACAATTTGCTCGTGgttctattttctttgtttcgccAGTGTGAATCAGACTTGCTGAAATCTCTCATTTACCGCGTGGTGCTTTTAGAAAAATACatcaaagacaaaataaatcaatcaaaCGCAGCTTTGGCGACCACGCCTTCCCCACCGCAGGCAGTGACCACACCAGGACCAGCGACGACCCCCGCCCCACCCCAGAAACCTGTGACACCCCCACTAGCACCAACACAACAAATACCGCCAACCCAGCCCCCTAAGGCGACTGTTGCACCTCCTGCTCCTCCCCAAAATCAACCTGCTCCCAGCACGATCCCGGTATCCACGAGTCCACCTCAAGTCGTTTGGGGACCTCCCGCGCCACCACCCGTCTCCAGTCCGGGACCAGCCCCTTTTGGATTTAGCATTCAAAGCACGCTGGAAGCACCTGGGACGGTCATTGGAAACAACGGGCAGGTTGACATACAGGTTCGAGAAAGTACAGGACACCTTTTGCAATTGTAGTTCACATTAGCCAATCGCTGTCTTGTCATTGTATTCTCCAGGGAGTTGTGACGCCACAAGTATCTGTCATTCAAGGCTATCCGGGTAATCCAGTTACACCTCGCGGGTCGCTGTTCAAAAAAAGCAGGTTCGTTCAAATCattagctgtaaacaaagcagaacaaacaaacaaaagtgtTAACCATGACTTTCCGATGATTTTAGGTTTGGGTGTTCAACCACTCTAAACGGGGATATATATGAATTTTTAATAAAGGGTTCCGTAGCCAACTTTTATTAAGTAACCCTTGATTACTTGCTTCTATGCCGTGAACTGATACCTCAAACACCCACAGTTGCTCCCGTTCtggccttgtagctcagtcggttgAGCAACGGTGATCAAAATTCGAAGGTCGTGGATTCGAAtgccaccctggtcagagtttttttcTGTCCTCGTGTGGGCCTATTTCCCATCCAAAGGCTAACGCTAAGATGGGATAGTTTGGGAATTTACTTTGCACTACAACTCACCCTATACTACTCCTTAGATCATTCTAGCATCAGCGCTATACGACCAACGTacatatattaattttaagccTAGTAAATTAAGAATAAAGAGATATGCTCCAAGTTTGCTCGAGTCTTCCACGATTATATCTCCTCGTTCACCCTAAACCGCTACtaccataaaaaaaatcaagactTGTTTTATCGCTGGTTAAAGAAAAAGGCTGCGGTCAActcgaaaatgaaaaatgaactaGTAAGTACTCCATCTTCGCCATGTCACATATATATGGTTATTTAAATAGCTGTCTCAAATTTCCAATTCATGCCTActttcgttttgtttcttcttttagcATTGTTTCCGATGGCTCCGATCATacaccaaaaaccaaacaCGTTCCCAAGAAGTCAGTGCATCACTCTACTGGCCGTAATCATCATGGTGCGCATAAATCGTGAGACCGTCTGGAAATTGGTATTATATGTGAATTTGGACTTGCTTTCCCTTGGAACATGAGAGGCGAGCATTAAAGAGAATTCAGGAAATATAAGTACAGAAGATGGTAGACTTAATATGGAATACAGTGATGTTAGAGAAATTCGAAATTTCATCGCAAATGCGGAGCAGTGGGCTTGTGCATGTTACAAAGTGGACAGGGACAATGAAACTCTCTTCTATTCACTAATGTGCGTCACCAATGAAATGACGAGGCATTTGGTGACTGCAAGAGCGTCCTAGCAGCCGGATTCATGCCTCGTCGACCACCTTTAACCTTTGCGCTCATTTGCAGACTGGACCAAACTTCGTCGGGGTTCTGTACCCCAACTTCTTAGAGCCCGTTGGAAATTACTCGTCTCTATCTCGAGCTGGAAAGCATGCTAGGTTTTCATCGTTTttgacaacgaaaaaaaaaaataatatcgaTACCTCCACGTAATCTTAGATTAGTTAATCAGTCGTTTTGTGGACAGAATAAGACTCGAACCTCAACCCGAGCCTTAACGGTACTAGACAGCTTTAGATCCGAGATCGAGAACGAAGAGGAGTAcgagtttgtttgcttggtcaCAGTCCGCATGTGTAGTTGTCCGCAACATGTAACGCAGACGGGAAACTCTTTGTCGGCTGCCCGTGGACAACGACATTTTGAAGAGAAGTCGTCTTCACGTGAACGAGATTTACAAAGGTGAGTTTTGCACTTCCAACTCATCAAAAATCATGCAGACGTCTTCTTCAAGTGTGTTATCCATATAGAGCTTCATGGCTGCCGTAACACGGATTTTTTCCTTGAGAACACGTGAAAAACCAGGATAATGCGCGCGAAACTGGCTTTTTTCAAGCTTAAGTAACAAATTAGGTGAGCACGAAGACATGGACGAAAGCAATGTACCAGACCTCTCGCGGACAAAACTTGTACTCGTTTTCGTTCTCAGATGTACAGCTCTCTACTGTAGCGAGTTTTTGCAACCGCGACaacgacgccacaaaatttgcatatcttATCCAATACGTGAAATGACATATTTTGCATTTATGTGAACGACGAGAGAAGTTGAGAAGAAACAtttacaatttcttcttctaacaCCAATTACATTCCAGGATAGCTAAAACACGTTTTTCATGCCAAACGACTTACGAATTATTCGTGCTTTTACTCTTAAATGCTATTCGTTTTCGTATAAGACGGCTCATTTCATTGGTAGTCTGAACAAACGTGCAGTTGAAAATTACACTTGAATATATTCATTTCCGAAAATAGGTGctataaatgcaaaattattattagtctGGCCTTAATTGTCAATAACCGTGCTTAAATCCTGTAACACGTTCGTAAACTAactctgtaaaatttcgatattaaatttcaaaacgtGACACTTCATTGTGATGTTTGTGAATATCCTCGTAATAGCTATCGATGGCGCGCAAACACGTGCACTTTGAAGTTCTTTCTCTCCAACATGTTAAGACAAActcaacaaaatatggaaacaACGGAACATACTTCAACGATTCACATGATCCGCCAAAATTTGGCCTGAAAGGATTATTTTCTCTACTCAGctaattttttagttttcctcTCAGTAAAGAATGTCAAGGGTACGTGTGATTCGAAAGGGCTACCTGTTTTTCATTGCCGGTTTGTAAACTTTGTTTTATCCAGTCCCGCCCAGTGTAGTTTTGAAATTTACTTTGATGAACTGTTGGTGGCAGCTAGAGGCCCTTAGggtatttttctttaagtgcAATCTTCACTGCCTTTTACTGCGATTACTGTTCGTGTCTGAAACAGTGCAGACCTCGAAGAGGACCGGTCAGTGACGAATTATGTACTTCAATTCCTGCGCTAACATATCTTTCAACCCTAAAGGTAACgaggttttcatttttacgAGTGTAGCAAAAATACTTGCCCATTTGTAGATTACGAGTGTTCTTTCGTCTAGACCGTGGGTGTTCATTTGTGTCATCCTTCATCGACCGACGTTATTGTCTAAACAACAAGCTGAAACATTGCTCTCCGTCAGGAATATGTCAACAAACGGTTATGGTCTTAAGGGTTTAAATGAAACTACAATGCGTTAggtttcttaaaaaaaagtgaaagatagaaaggaaaagaaaaaacatcaaaacaggCCAGAGGGCTTTAATATGATCCGAAACCATGATTAAACCTTAAATACCGCTAAATATGGTTCTGCTGTTAGATACCAACAGAAAATTCAGGGTTTCCTCTGTGGTGATATCATTAAAACTTCAAAGTTGCTAAATTGCCTTTAAGTTCAATGTACTTTTTGCCGATGGGCTTCTGAGGTATGCGTTTTGATAAACATGattttttcactgaaaattTATTACTAATTTCATTGGTTGGAAAATGAACTTCATTGTTTGAAACAACTAAGTACCGGAGATAGCGAGAGAGAGTAGGGAGTGATTTAAAGGGGAATTCCATAATAAATGCCTTTGAACATTTAAGCTTAAAACTCAAGCACCGATGAAGTTTagcacaaaaaaattactagACCTGTATCAGTGACAACCATCGCCTGAGTTGgagaaaactgaacattttcCTCTGCGGTAACTAGTCTAGAGCTATCTTCCTAAAAGTGGCTCTCATTTAACTCTCTTGATCATTTTACTCTACGTTTAGCCATAAGAAACTTAttaaaaagttttgtttttctctcacTGTTTCTTGCCGTAACTCTCTATTGCACATGAAGCATCAGTGCAATATTTTTTGGGGATCTTGCATCAGCCATAACCGGCACGGCCCCATAGTCTACTTCCAACTTGCTCCAACGCTAAACTAAATGATAAGTTCTTGACAAGAGCTCTTGATAAACTAAGACAAATTAAATGACGTGGGCGTTGGAGAGATGACAttgctggtttttttttatgactgAAATTGATTGAGGTGCTGTCGTTTAAAAATTTAACTCGTACATTTTCTCCAAATTGGTTAGATTCTAAACGAGGGAACAGGGTACAACGTAAACCTGAGTAGTTTAAAATTGCACGGTGCTTTCCCAGAAGAAACGATTGAAATTTTAGCTAAATTCCAATCTTCACATTTTGTTCtccatgtcttttttttgccaaGACATATTTCGGGCTAAAGGAGGAGCCCGCGATACGAGTACCGCTGATGAGTGTTGCCCTTCGATGAAAGCTGTGAAAATCCCTCGCAAGGTAAGCAActctaaaaaaaactttaaaatgtCGTGGCTTTTTACTTGATAGAGGCAGTAAAAAAGACCCTGTGATATGTAAACGTCCTCTAGCTTTGTATTGCTCAATTCTGCCCCGTTTACGGTAGCGTCTTGAATCATTTGTCGATCGTGTGAGAGTTAAGGCTGTTAGGTCCAATCTCCGACTTCGGGCTTCGTTTGGCTTCAAACCGAAGCGCTCTTGAAGCAACCAGATGCATCGGACCGTCTTACTGTCTTCCCTTGGCGAATGTTTAAGCTTTACGATGAGCTCCGGTCAACAAGCACAGTGTCAGATCGGACTTGGTGGTAAGAATGCCTCGAGGGCGAGAAAATTTGAGCTATTTTGGTTGTCACGCTTTTCACGGGGTTAGCCAACACGTTCATGGAACGCCAAGCGCTAAGTTTGGAACATGAAGCTTCGCATTTTTCGACTCGTTCTTTCAACTCATCATTCAATCTGTAGAGGAAGAGGAAAGCCGAGGAGCAGGCGTCGGCAAAACCGGGGCTGTCATCTTTCCAACTCTGGCAAACAACTGCAATCGACTTCAGAACGGTGGCGCACATTTCGTGGAAACTGATACGTTGTTTGTTCAACGGTTAGGAAGTGTTGAAGAAACTTTCTGTTTCAGGCTCTTTCCTTCATTTAACACAATTATGCCTCGGATCCATGAAACAAGACGAAATGCGGTAACTCAGTGCCGTGCCTCTTTAAATCTCACCCAAAATCCTTCGCTAAGACCCATCGAGTTGGAAGTGAATACAGGGACTCTTACAAAAGGTGAGATGTTTAAGCTTAAATGCCAACTCCACTTACTTGAAAAGTCTGTTTTCATCAAAAGAGTGGTTCATTTAACCTTTCCTGCAGTAACTCTTCTCACGTTTTGGGATTTCCTCTTTAGTATTTAGTAATTGTTAGAGGAAAAAAGCTCCCATTTCCATTGTGAATGCCACGAAGGAGGATGAAAAAATGGGTGAGCGGTCCAGCCTGAATCTTCGAAGCTACAAAAAGTTGGATTTCATGGAGTTCCTCTTACAATAACCACCCCTTTGACTGATATCATTCAGTTCGTCAATAGATCTATTTTATGCAGCACTGTTTTATTTATCAGTTTTGCTCTGAAAGGAAGCAATGAAGTCAGACTGCTTTCCTCTAAATTTTGTGAGAGTTCGTGCTTATTTCGTAGCTACTGAAGTATCAAATCGTTATACTCCATTTTTGTTGTGGTAGCAACGGTGCTGTTGAGGTAACGGAAACAAACCAATAGACCATGGCGTGTTTACTCCGATCTCCATGTTGTTCTGGGTAACTTTATAATCCATTAACTGTGACTCATTACAAGAACGAAGCCAGCGCACCCTCGATCATTCACCAGTTTCGATCATTTCTCGGTCCACTCTTGAAAGAATTCTTTTTAAAGTCGTGTTTGTTTTACACCCGCCTagtggattttttttcaggtaaaTTTGCAGGCAATTGCGCTCGCATTGTACTGTTATTTAATCTATTACAAAGTGAGTGTTAAGCAAACAATCCAACGCGAGATGTTGTCAATGAATACTTTCAATCCGCGAAACGCGATATGTGATTACTGAATAGGGCGGTTTTCCTTTTCCCATGAGAGGTACAGGTTTAAGCCACAACATATGTTTTCTTAGTGGTCATCTCATTCATTGATTTAGCTGTGCGTACCTTTACCTTAAAATAGCAAAGAACAGAATAAagctatatattttttttcttgagacaaacaaagaattcaTAGGACGAAGTATTGGAGAAGTCTGGAGCGGCTATAGGACTTTCTAGTGGTAAGCTGACACCCCAAGTCGACCCTTTCCTGCTTGCGGCCCGCGTCATCCTACACGAAGTGATAAAAGACATCCTTTTAGAGTTCCACATGTTGTTTGTTAACTCAGCGAAGTGTTTTTCTCAAGTGTCATTGAAGTATAAGAGGATTGACTATAGAAAACAATTAGCATATATCATCACGAATATCGTAGTCTTCAACCAAAGTCGACTCATTCAAAACTTGAAGGAGACCTTATGCATTTCTTCAATCCTAAATGAACTGCTCCCAATGAGGAACTCGATGCTTTGCTCCATTAGACCTGCCGTGTCTATGAAGCCGCAAAAAGgggaaaaacagaaaatgaaaagaaaggaccaagaaaaatcatttctaTAGAAGAAGAGattctttcattcattttcaaagaGATTTTTGTGTCCGGTGTGAAGTATCGTACGGTTGGAAGTGGAGGAAAAATTCTTTCTGCTTTCTATTATATTCAGTCTAGCTCAGAATTTTTTCGTTTCCTAGTGGATccgatgaaaaaaagaaaacgttaaaaaggaagaagaagttTCTGAATcggaagtgaaaaaaaaattatttcacctGGTTCTAAAAGGTTTCTGGTACAAAAAGAGTTCGTGAATTCTTACCTCTTCAAAATTCTAAACATTTTATTCATTGTCTGCCTGTCGGAAACATATGCAAATACACGGCAAAGTTAAGGCCCAACCAGGCGAAATTTCAGTCATTAGACGGCATCGTTTTAGTTTGGTTTCGGCCTAGCGTATCCCTGTTGATTTTGCAAGTATCATTTGACAGTCGGAGGGATGAAATTCCTTCAACAAAAAGTAGTATTGTTTTTCGTGACTTTGGCGAGCAATGTAGCCAAAGTTAACTGATAAAATTAGCATATAAATGATTTTCCACGAATCTTTGTCGccatgcaatttttttaacaagcGAGGGACAAAAGATTTAGAACTTTTCGGCGACTTTCACGAGAGCGAAATTCTTGAGAGTTGTATTCAAGACATAACGGACAGTGAGATGAAAAGTAGTACGAGAAGCCAGCATGGGGTTGATTTTCTTAGGCTGCCTTAAACATAAATAACATCATGTAGGAATCCCTCGACAAAGGGCCACAGCTGCGGGGAGCTTTGAATAAACATTAGAATTTAAATAACACACGAAGTGGCGCGCTAATGATAGCTCTGGCGCGTTTTTATGTCAAGAGAATTTGTCATGCGAGACTTTTCGATCGAGCAATGCTTTGAAAACGCGAATTGTTTGCTAAAGAAATCGCTTAAGTACTTGTTCGCAAACATTGAACTCGTGTGGGCTAAACGTAAATCAAATATTGGCGCTCCTTGCCTCAATATTGACCAATTTGACTTCAAAATATCCGGATCATCTTCTGGTGTTAATTATATCGAGCAATTTTCTCGCCTTTCCAAATTCTAAATACATGTAAACAAGAATCAATTATTGTGTGATCAGGGCTCAACTGGCTTTGAGTGCAGAGTTGTCAAGAGAGTGTGAAATAGCACAAGTGAAGGTGATCTCAAAACACTGTGGCACTGAATTTATGAACAACTAAGTTCattcaagagaaaataaagggTTATTTGGATCGTGTTAACAGGCACCACACAAGCCGTGGTTAAAACGATTGCCTTGATCGGGAGAATTTTAATTCTACTGAGCGATTTTGGCGATTGTTTTCTTGCAATAAGTGCACAAGTCATTAGGACAACTTGGTGacataatgaaataaaagaagcCATTTATTCAATAATTAATCAAATCTGTGAAACACGAAGGCTGTATCTTCAAAAAAAGCACAATCCCAAATGACCTTCAAAACACTTATCCTTGTTTACAAACACTTCTAAACATAGATAAAACAGTTAGGTGACCTCAAATGAacgcgtttttttttctcgtgggCATGTCATTGGCGTTTTGTACATTACATTGTCGGCGATTTACCAATCCTTAGGCGCCGTTTGCTGGGAACTTCCATAACCATGTGGTGAAAGAGTTTTTGTGGGCGTTTTGAAGAGGCCCTCGCAATTTTCATTGACCTATATAAATGTGTGTAGACCTCGTTTTATCTGTGAAAGTGGCATGAAGCACATACTTCAAACGAAACCGCCGACTAATCAGGCATAATTTAGCGCACAGATGAGTGTCGTTTCTAGGATACAGCCACGGAAGCATTTGTCACTTTTCATTTAGCAAGGCGATCACGCATGAATAAACCGAATTTCTCAGCTCTCGCGTGCCTTGTTGCAATTTTCCGtcaaaaagagaaaggaacACTCGCGTAAACCGTCAATGGTGAAATGGCGCGAAAGATCATTTAATTGAGGCTGTAAAAATATTAAACTTGgataaacaaagagaaagagcTTACAAAAGGCTCAGTGAAAATTGCGCGAAGACTCCGCCTGCCTGTTTATACACCTTAGATCATTGGGTCTTCGATGGCATTATTATACGATTTGCTTTCTCTCTCTGCCAATCACAAACAAGTTGAAGAGTATGCCACTTCTATAAAGCATCAGGGGGCCTCGATCGATTTGCAAATAATTGGAAACTTTATACGacagaaaataattgaaatctGTCTGAGTTGCCACTCAAGGCCTTGTCAATTCCCAAAAGCAGCTTTTGAAAAGTGATCGGAGCGACCTCGCGAGGCACAAAGCTCAGCCGCACTGTGCAC contains:
- the LOC141893738 gene encoding uncharacterized protein LOC141893738; translated protein: MWEVDSCFPFSRSRTMSLLVFLALLVSGISSKHYVDANYVSHPHPAKKFNIVTQPGKDATDSLMVMMKGRDGAAGKDGTQGAPGLPGAPGQVGPPGLKGAQGICSKEQCESDLLKSLIYRVVLLEKYIKDKINQSNAALATTPSPPQAVTTPGPATTPAPPQKPVTPPLAPTQQIPPTQPPKATVAPPAPPQNQPAPSTIPVSTSPPQVVWGPPAPPPVSSPGPAPFGFSIQSTLEAPGTVIGNNGQVDIQGVVTPQVSVIQGYPGNPVTPRGSLFKKSSIVSDGSDHTPKTKHVPKKSVHHSTGRNHHGAHKS